Part of the Rhizobiales bacterium NRL2 genome is shown below.
GAGGTGCCCCCGCTCAGTGCAACGTCGGCTTGGATGCGGACAGGCGTGCCACGGCCTGGCAGACCGTGCGGACGTTGAGCTTCATTTTCGCGTTGTCGAGGTGGAACGCCACCGTGCGGCGGGAGATCCCGAGGATGCGGCCGATTTCCCAGGCGGACTTGCCCTGGGCCGCCCACTCCAGGCACTCGAACTCGCGCGGCGACAGCGCGGCGCCGTCGACGACGCGGTCGGCGGCAAGCTTGCGGCGGGCATGGGCGTGGAAATACAGCGCCATGAGCTGCAGGGCCGTGGCGTGCGCCTCGACGCTGCGGCGGAACGCCGGATGACGCTCGTCGGCGGCGAAGGTCACGGCGGCGACCGGCCCACGCCCGTCGTGGATCGGAATGGTGAAGCCGCAGCGGATGCCGAAGGCGGCCGCCTCGTCGAAGAACTGCTGTTGCCGCTTGGTGAGCTCAGACTGCCCGGCGCCGGGCCCCCATTCGAAGGGGTCGGCACCGCGCGTCGCCTGGAGGATGACCGGGTCGACGCGCTCGTAGTGGCTTTCGACGTAGTGGCCGATCCAGGCGGCCGGATAGGTGGAGACCACCAGCGCCTCCGCCCCACGCCGGTGGGGCATGGACAGATAGGCGAAGCAGGTGAGGTCGAGCGCGGCCGCCGCGTCGGCCATGGCCTTGTGCAGGTCGTCGAGGTCGACGCTTTCCGCGAGGCGGTCGATGAAGGTCTGAAAGATGCGATGCATCCGTCTTCCTTCCGATCGACGCGAATGGGGCCTTCCATTTCGGATCGTCTTGCCGTCGCCTGCCCAGGGCCCATACGCGAAATCCGTTGCAGGAATTCTATCGCTGGTGCGCTCGACGAAACAAGCAACGAACCAAAACTTGTGAGGACTGTTATTGGCCATACGCCTCGGAAACAACGGCCGATCTTCGGTTTCCTGCCCTCCTCCGGACGATGTCGGCATCGTCGGCCACCGTCGCCGGCGGTCACCGTGATCGTCGCTTCACGTCACGACGCCAGGGGGTCCCCCTTCCGACCATTGCCGGTCAAACGGCTGCCCTTGGCGGAGCGCTTCCATGAGCGGCGTGAGGAATTCCCTGATGGAGCCGACCACATCGGGGAGCGCCGGTGGCGGAAGAGCCGGGCGTCCCCAGCGTTGGAATGCCTGCCACTGCTGCTGCTTGCCCCGGTCGCTCGCGAACTCGTCGCTCAGCCCCACCGGGGTGACCTCGGGCAGCGCGGTGCCGCGCCGGTCGAAGGTGACGCGGACCGCCGGGGCGAGCGTCTGTCCATCGAACGGGAAGGACGACGCCAGCACCCAGAGATCGTAGTAGTCCTTCATCCGGCTGTTCAGCATGCCGAGCGGGACGATCGCCTCGTACTTTTCGGCGACTACCGTCTCCCGTGGATAGGCGCGGATGCGCGGGGCGGGAAGCGCGAGAAGCGACGGGGACTCGATCTCCTCGGCCTTCGGCGTCACGGCGTCGCCGAAACCGATGTTGACCTGAACCGACAGGCGGGCACTGGCGAGCTGTGCCTCGAGGCGCACGCGGGCGCCGGGGTGCCCTTCCTCGTCCCGCATCGGCTCGACCTGGACGGACTCGGTGATGAACTCAAGGCCGTCGTCTTCCTCCACGGGCGTATCGCAGAGCGCCCGGAAGGTCGTGGTCAGCGCCTCGATGTTCCGTTCGCCGAAGCCGAGAAGGTCGAGGTCGCGCGTGGCGCGATACGGTTCACCGGCCCAGAGGATGAAGAGCAGGGCGCCTTTCAGGATGAAGCGGTCCCGATGACCAGACGTCCCGAGGCGATAGAGAAGCCGTTCCAGGGCGTAGCGGATGAAGACGAGATCGACGTCCTCGCCGCGCTCGCGGGCGCGGTTGGTGAGACGCTGGCGAACGGACGCCGAGAGGTGGCTCGGCTTGTCTGAACAGTTTCGGGGCTGTCGCTAAGTGGATGTCCGCCTTGGTTATGCTGCGGCCGGGATTGGCTGCTGCGTCGTGAGATATGCCTGATCGGGGGCCTGCCCGCCAAGCGATGATTGAGGTCTCCGGCCGTTGTAGAACGCCAGGTACCGGCTGATCGAGGCGCGGGCCTCCGGTACGTTGGCATAGGCGCGCAGTTGGCGTCGAACGCCGCCTTGCCTGCTCTTGCGAGGGGCAGAGCCTCGGAACGGTGACGTCAGTCGTCGTGTCGCGCGACAATGGTGCGATGGCTTTCCATCCGACAAAGACAGCACCGGCAGCGACCACGGTGATGACAAAAATGGCGGCCGGACTTGAACGGCGCTGCAGGTCCGTGGCTGAGCGCTTATACTTCTTTTGGTTCATGTCTAATCTCTTCCGATGCGTTGGCATCCAGTCGAGAGTCGTGCGGGCGCCGTCGACAACCGGTCATTCCGACTGGTCTATGGAGCCGATAATGAATTCGGCTCATTGTCGGTCCCCCTCAACGGCCGGGCTGGTGAAAATGTCTTTGAGGCGGGGCATAAACCGGGGCACTCTCTCGGCGTAGCGTCGGTACACGTCACCCAATTCGGCTTCGACTTCCCGCTCTTCGCGCAGGGAAAGACGCCAGTACATGACAAGCAGAACGGGAAACATCGCCAGTGTGAGAATGGTCGGCCACTGGAACAGGAACCCAACCAGAATCAGGACGAAGCCGACATATTGAGGATGGCGAATGCGGGCGTAAGGCCCCGTGGTCGCGAGCGTTCCCGTCCGTTGTGCTTGGTAAAGGACACGCCAAGCGGCCGAGAGCAGGATGAACCCGCCGCCGATGAAGCCGAAACTCAGAATGTGGAAGGGCCCGAGGTGCGGGTTTGCCTTCCAGCCAAACAGCATTTCCAGGAGATGGCCGGAATCATGGGCAAGCCAGTCGACGCTTGGGTAGTTGGTCTGCAACCAGCCCGATAGGAAATATATGGTGAGCGGGAAGCCGTACATCTCAGTGAAAAGCGCGACCAGAAAGGCGCTGAAAGCACCGAATGAGCGCCAGTCCCGGCCAGTCTTCGGCTTAAAGAAGCTAAAGGCGAACAGGATGAAGATCGCCGAGTTGATCACCACCAATAACCAGAGACCGTAGGCTGGAACTTCGTTGCTCATCTGTCGTCCTCCCGCGGTTCGTCGCGGTGCGATCCGTGATCGCCCCCGTGGCTGCCATGCATGAAGAAATGCATGCCCACGCAGAGTCCGAGAATGAGGAGGAGCGGCAGATAGCCCAGAATATGCGCGGCATGCTCTTCCCACAGGAAGTAACCCGCCACTGCCAGGAATCCGAGCAACACCATGCCGGAACGGGAGAAAATGAAGCTCCGGAAGCCGCTGGTTTCATGCTGCGCCATGTCGCGTCACCTCTTCCGACCCTCGTCGTTTCCGAAATACGGTCGAGGTCATCCGCCCGCGCCCTGAACCATCTGATGGCCTTTGCCGCCGATCTGGATCTCTCCGCGAATCCTGAGATCCCGCTGATCGATCACCCAAATTTTCGGCTCATCGGCGCTGGAGACGTAGAGCTTGCCCGTCCCGCGAACGACGGCGAGGTGGTACGGGGCGGGAGCCAAGGGAACACTGCGCTGGGCGCCGGTAGCGAGATCGATGGCAACCACCTTGTCGCCACCAAGGACCGCGATGAAGAGCGTGCCGCCATCATCGGACAGGTCGATCCCGTGGAGGGCCGTTTCGAGGCGAATCGTCTTCACAACCGTTTGGTCGCCGACCTCAACGACGGAGACCGTGCCGTCGTCGACGTTGTTGACGTAGAGAGTGACGCCATCTCTGGACAGAACGATGTGTTCAGGGCTGCCGCCGACAACGGTATTCGACCGGACGATCCACCGTGCCGTGTCGATCTCGCTGACCGTGTCGTTGCCGGTGTTGCTGACGTAAAGGCGGTCACCGCCAGGAGCGAAGGCCGCGTAATTGGGTAGAGGCCCGGTGGCGACCGTCGCGACCACCTCATAGGAGCCGAGGTCGATGGCACTGATTGATCCGGCGTTGGGATGGGTGACGACGGCGAACCGGCCATCGTCACTGACCGCGACGTGGTGGACGGCGCCGGGTACATCGATGCGCCGGACCACGGAGCCGTCGGCCGTTCGAACGACCGAGACCGTGCTGAATTCCGCAACGGCGTTCCTGGCATCGGCGGACGCGGCGCCATGGTGCGCGGCATGCTCATCTTCGGATACGCCCGCCGGCTTCGCTGGCGCCTCGCCGCCTGATGCTCGCGTCTCGAAGCTTCCGGCTAGCAGGAACTGCCCATCGGGCGTCCCCGCGAGGCCATGAACTGCCGCCAAGCCGGTTATCGTATCGACGATTTCGTCCGGCGCGGCATCGACAGCGACAATCTTGTTCTCTCCGCCGAGGGGCACATACACGAACGGCTCGGCAAGAGCCGCTTGCGCTCCCAACACCAGGATCATCAGTCCTGTCCAGGCGGCGACTCGGGGAATCGATATGGCGTTCATAGATGGTCGTTCCTTTCCGTAAGGCGCATTGCCGCGATGGGTTGGACTCTTTCTAGATCTTGACCGAACGCAGCCGGAGAGCGTTGCCGACTACCGATACGGACGACAGACTCATCGCCGCGGCCGCGAATATCGGTGAGATCAAAATCCCGAAGTACGGGAAGAGGATCCCCGCCGCCACCGGCACGCCCGCGGCGTTGTAGACCAAGGCGAAAAACAGGTTTTGCTTGATGTTGCGCATCGTCGCACGAGAGAGCTTCCTGGCCCGGACGATGCCGTTGAGATCGCCTTTGACCAGGGTAAAACCCGCGCTCTCGATCGCCACGTCGGCGCCGGTGCCCATGGCGATGCCGACATCGGCCTGGGCCAGTGCAGGTGCGTCGTTGACGCCATCGCCCGCCATCGCGACCTTTCGGCCTTCGTCTTGCAGCTCCTTGATGATGTGCGCCTTGTCTTCGGGCAACACGTCGGCACGGATCTCGTCGATCCCGAGTTTTCCAGCCACCGCCTTCGCGGTACGCTCGTTGTCGCCAGTCGCCATGACGATGCGGAAGCCTTGTTCGTGCAGCGCCTTCAGCGCGTCCGGCGTCGTCTCCTTGACCGGATCGGCGACCGACACGAGACCGGCGATTTCGGACCCGACGATGACGAACATCACCGTTTCGCCTTCGTCACGTCGAGCATTGGCGGTCTCGGAGAGCTTGCCGCCGTCGAGCCCCAGATCGGCGAGAAGCTTTGCGTTGCCGAGCGCCACTGATTTGCCGTCGACGATGCCTTTTACCCCTTTGCCGGTGACGGCTTCGAATTCATTCGCGTTAGCCAGCGCAACATCGCGTTCTTCGGCCCCGGTGACGATGGCTTCGGCGAGTGGGTGCTCCGAGCCCCGCTCCAGGCTTGCGGCCAAGCGCAGCACGTCGTCCTCCTCATGCCCGGGTTGCGGCAAGACGGCGACGAGCTTCGGCTTGCCGACGGTCAGCGTCCCCGTCTTGTCGACGATCAGCGTGTCGACCTTGGCGAAGCGTTCCAGCGCCTCGGCGTTCTTGATCAGCACGCCGGCTTGTGCGCCTCGGCCCGTTGCCGTCATGATCGACATCGGCGTTGCCAGGCCCAGCGCGCACGGACAGGCGATGATCAAAACGGCGACTGCCGAGACCAGTCCATATGAGAGTGCCGGGGCAGGCCCCCAAAGAGACCATGCGATGAATGAGAGAATTGCAATGACGATCACGGCTGGTACGAACTTGCCCGCCACAGAGTCGGCAAGTTTCTGGATCGGGGCACGGCTGCGCTGCGCGTTCGCGACCATCTCGACGATCTGGCTCAGCATGGTGTCGGAGCCGACGCGTTCGGCTTCGATCACGAGACTGCCCGTGCCGTTGATTGTGGCGCCGGTTACCTTGTCGCCCTCGACTTTCTCGACCGGAACCGGTTCGCCGGAGATCATCGATTCATCGATCGACGAACGTCCCTCGACCACCACGCCGTCGACGGGCACCTTGTCGCCCGGGCGGACGCGCAGCCGATCGCCGACCTCGACGTCCTCGAGCGGGATTTCCTCCTCGCTCCCGTCCTTGCGGATCACCCGGGCGGTCTTGGCGGCCATATCCAAAAGGGCGCGAATCGCCGAGCCCGTTCGCTCGCGCGCGCCGAGCTCCATCACCTGGCCGAGCAGCACCAGCACGACGATCACCGCGCCGGCTTCAAAATAGACCCCGACATGGCCCTCCGCATCGCGGAATCCGTCCGGGAAAATCTCCGGCACGAGCACGGCGACGACACTGAAGAGATAGGCCGCGCCGACGCCCATCCCGATGAGCGTGAACATGTTGAGACTGCGGTTGATCACCGACTTGACGCCACGCACGAAGAATGGCCAACCGGCCCAGAGAATGACCGGTGTCCCCAAAGCGAGTTCGATCCACAGCGTTACACGCTCGCCGAAGATGTCGCGGACGAAACCGAGCCCAACAAAGGGGCCCATCGTCAGCACAAGAAGCGGAACCGTCAGCACGGCGCCGATCCAAAACCGGCGCTTGAAATCGACAAGCTCGGGATTCGGTCCGTCATCGGGGGCTGGAACCCCCATAGGCTCCAGCGCCATGCCGCAGATCGGACATTCTCCCGGTTCGTCCCGCACGATCTCGGGATGCATCGGGCAGGTATATTTCGTGCCCTTAGGCGCTGTTTCGGCCTTGTGCTCGCCGGCGAGATAATGCTCCGGGTCGGCCGCGAACTTATCGTGGCACTTTTGAGAACAAAAGTGATAGGTCTCACCCTCGTACTCTCGGCTCGGCTTGTCCTGATCCACCTGCACCGTCATTCCGCAAACCGGATCTCTGGCCGTCATAGCCTTGACCGAAGCTGTTGCACCGTCAGAGCGATGGCTGTGATCGTGATCATCGTGCTTGTTCATTGGCTTGTTCCGGCTTTCCGGTTCGATTGACGATGTATGCTGCGGTCTTCCGCGACTCTGGCTTTTGTTGGACGACGGTTTCAGTCGGAGAGCAGACGCTTTCGTTCTTCGAACTCCTCCTTGTCAATCTCGCCGCGGGCAAAGCGTTCGTGAAGGATGTCGAGGGGCCCGTTCGTTCGTGATTGCGATCGGGCTACCCGTCCTGAATCGCCACCTAGCCAGCGGGCCGCGAGTATGATCGCGAGGATGATCCCGCCCCAGAAGACGATCATCATGACGGAGCCAAAAATCATGTGTCCCCAGCCCCAGCCATAGTGCCAATAGTCGGATCGATCGGCCGGGGTTTGCGCAAGTGCCGGCATCGATACCACCGCGGTGGGCAGCGCCAGGGCCAAATTCGTCAATTGTCTTCTCATTTGACGCTCCTTTCGTGGTACATGGCCTGTCCAATCATCTCTTCGATGTGAAATGCGACTTCGGCGTACAAACCGTCACCGCTGTCGGTATTCGCGGAAACGTTCGCAGGATCTCTGTTCTCACATCTATAAGGACGGCGAGAGACGCTCAGCGTTACAGTGACGGGGATTCGAGGCAGTGATGGACTGAGGCGGCAGAGATCGTCTGAAGCTCTTTGGGAGCCTCGCCTGCCGTGCCTGAACAGGCGTAGAGCGAAGGCGGAACAGCGGCACTCGGCCCGAAATCGGCTGCCGATCGTCCATAGATCGGTCGTTCGAAACCCTACAAAATTGTGTTCCGGATACTCGTAAAGGTCCTCTGCAAGAGACGCATCGCTAAGCTTTCACGACGATCCGTTCTTCGTCTGACGTCACAGGTCTGCGGCTA
Proteins encoded:
- a CDS encoding transcriptional regulator: MHRIFQTFIDRLAESVDLDDLHKAMADAAAALDLTCFAYLSMPHRRGAEALVVSTYPAAWIGHYVESHYERVDPVILQATRGADPFEWGPGAGQSELTKRQQQFFDEAAAFGIRCGFTIPIHDGRGPVAAVTFAADERHPAFRRSVEAHATALQLMALYFHAHARRKLAADRVVDGAALSPREFECLEWAAQGKSAWEIGRILGISRRTVAFHLDNAKMKLNVRTVCQAVARLSASKPTLH
- a CDS encoding isoprenylcysteine carboxyl methyltransferase, coding for MSNEVPAYGLWLLVVINSAIFILFAFSFFKPKTGRDWRSFGAFSAFLVALFTEMYGFPLTIYFLSGWLQTNYPSVDWLAHDSGHLLEMLFGWKANPHLGPFHILSFGFIGGGFILLSAAWRVLYQAQRTGTLATTGPYARIRHPQYVGFVLILVGFLFQWPTILTLAMFPVLLVMYWRLSLREEREVEAELGDVYRRYAERVPRFMPRLKDIFTSPAVEGDRQ
- a CDS encoding ATPase P — protein: MTVQVDQDKPSREYEGETYHFCSQKCHDKFAADPEHYLAGEHKAETAPKGTKYTCPMHPEIVRDEPGECPICGMALEPMGVPAPDDGPNPELVDFKRRFWIGAVLTVPLLVLTMGPFVGLGFVRDIFGERVTLWIELALGTPVILWAGWPFFVRGVKSVINRSLNMFTLIGMGVGAAYLFSVVAVLVPEIFPDGFRDAEGHVGVYFEAGAVIVVLVLLGQVMELGARERTGSAIRALLDMAAKTARVIRKDGSEEEIPLEDVEVGDRLRVRPGDKVPVDGVVVEGRSSIDESMISGEPVPVEKVEGDKVTGATINGTGSLVIEAERVGSDTMLSQIVEMVANAQRSRAPIQKLADSVAGKFVPAVIVIAILSFIAWSLWGPAPALSYGLVSAVAVLIIACPCALGLATPMSIMTATGRGAQAGVLIKNAEALERFAKVDTLIVDKTGTLTVGKPKLVAVLPQPGHEEDDVLRLAASLERGSEHPLAEAIVTGAEERDVALANANEFEAVTGKGVKGIVDGKSVALGNAKLLADLGLDGGKLSETANARRDEGETVMFVIVGSEIAGLVSVADPVKETTPDALKALHEQGFRIVMATGDNERTAKAVAGKLGIDEIRADVLPEDKAHIIKELQDEGRKVAMAGDGVNDAPALAQADVGIAMGTGADVAIESAGFTLVKGDLNGIVRARKLSRATMRNIKQNLFFALVYNAAGVPVAAGILFPYFGILISPIFAAAAMSLSSVSVVGNALRLRSVKI